From a single Brettanomyces bruxellensis chromosome 5, complete sequence genomic region:
- a CDS encoding uncharacterized protein (BUSCO:EOG09265DRM), whose product MSEETPKLSKKQLKALRFKAKKSDKAAEKLEKVETSIKEVKEKKESEKRKNETAEGVHPRKKRKTRRGHHGRGKNGAHNGPRFLLFVGNLPYSIDEKTLREHFKAGNPDLIRIRKDKGIAFLEFLTAKGHIQGRIDACLALHHSVLNNRRINVELTAGGGGNSKNRIEKIKEKNEKLIKKRVEKIKKEKKSKESSDTADSSTPDETDLALKSGSGIHPSRLAMIEKSKN is encoded by the coding sequence atgagcGAAGAAACGCCGAAGCTTTCGAAGAAACAGCTTAAGGCACTCAGATTCAAGGCTAAGAAATCAGATAAGGCTGCTGAGAAGTTggaaaaagttgaaacTAGCATCAAAGAAgtgaaagagaagaaggaatcggagaagagaaaaaatgaaactgCAGAAGGTGTGCATccaaggaagaagagaaagactAGAAGAGGACATCATGGAAGAGGTAAGAATGGTGCACATAATGGACCAagatttcttttatttgttgGAAATCTTCCCTATAGCATTGATGAAAAGACTCTCAGAGAGCATTTTAAAGCTGGAAATCCCGATTTAATACGAATAAGAAAGGACAAAGGAATTGCATTTCTAGAGTTTCTGACTGCCAAGGGTCATATACAAGGAAGAATCGATGCTTGTTTGGCTCTTCACCATTCGGTGCTGAATAACAGAAGAATTAATGTTGAACTTACTGCCGGAGGAGGTGGTAATTCGAAAAACAGAATTGagaagataaaagaaaagaacgagaaattgataaagaaaCGTGTGGAGAAAAttaagaaggagaagaagtcAAAGGAAAGTTCAGATACAGCTGACTCTAGTACTCCGGATGAAACAGATCTGGCATTGAAATCAGGAAGTGGTATTCATCCATCCAGACTCGCCATGATAGAGAAGAGTAAAAACTGA
- the RAC1 gene encoding Rho GTPase protein rac1 produces MKSIKCVVVGDGAVGKTSLLISYTTNQFPEDYVPTVFDNYSANVMVDNEKVTINLWDTAGQEEYDRLRPLSYTQTDIFLICFSVVEPSSYANVKSKWIPEIRHHTPKDTLVLLVGTKADLRDDPHVLDELEENGDTPVTSAAAERLASSLGCVGYRECSAASQQGVREIFDYAIKAVISPDVVQIAANNIEPSAGELPAIAAGGKQAPAPALKSHKKKRKMSKMSRSKKCIIL; encoded by the coding sequence ATGAAATCAATCAAATGTGTCGTTGTCGGAGATGGTGCTGTCGGTAAGACCtctcttcttatttcttatacTACAAATCAGTTTCCTGAGGATTACGTTCCTACAGTCTTTGACAACTATTCTGCAAATGTGATGGTTGACAACGAGAAGGTCACAATAAATTTATGGGATACTGCTGGACAGGAGGAATACGATCGGTTAAGACCTCTTTCCTACACTCAAACTGacattttccttatttgtttttctgtTGTTGAACCATCTTCTTACGCAAACGTGAAGAGTAAGTGGATTCCCGAAATTAGACACCACACTCCTAAGGACACACTTGTGCTACTTGTCGGAACCAAAGCTGATCTTAGAGATGATCCCCATGTTCTGGATGAGCTTGAGGAGAATGGTGACACTCCAGTTACATCTGCAGCTGCAGAAAGACTTGCCAGTTCCCTAGGTTGCGTTGGATATAGGGAATGTTCTGCTGCTTCACAGCAAGGTGTTAGGGAGATTTTCGATTATGCAATAAAAGCAGTTATATCTCCAGATGTCGTGCAAATTGCAGCCAACAACATTGAACCTTCTGCAGGAGAACTACCAGCAATTGCAGCAGGTGGAAAGCAGGCTCCTGCTCCAGCTCTAAAATCccacaaaaagaagagaaagatgtcAAAGATGTCCCGCTCAAAGAAATGCATTATCCTATAG
- a CDS encoding uncharacterized protein (BUSCO:EOG09261V03) produces the protein MANQVKISQLLPYLKGSVRGQITKIRYSRSDKRMEPTSIFIPRQESKDLTKKPFLNYNFGVTSKSYYDSQKLVASALFNRIRKIDINTCQEKDIAPFYVCDLGELKRLAVKLRKCLPRIHPFYAVKCNNDSRLLRAIADLGFGFDCASKEEIDQIISKNISPSRIIYANPCKSIPHLRHAKDVRVALTTVDNLDELVKINKFHPSCGILIRILTDDSSSTCPLSVKFGASLKYAKEMIDACKSLDLDLKGIAFHVGSGCNNFNTFAKAVQDSRELFNYAERQGFKMNILDVGGGFAKFSLEQSSIILRNALDSFFPEAENPELIIISEMGRYFSSSCFTLAANIISKRSDPQKERLYLNDGVYGNLNCILYDHQLVQPKVLTSGGQFKYFDNLGTKENHVNSQKTYSIWGPTCDGLDCIISRIKLPYEVEIGDWLYFENAGAYTSVAATSFNGFKSNFTCIYVNSEY, from the coding sequence ATGGCCAACCAGGTTAAGATTTCACAATTACTTCCATATTTGAAGGGTAGCGTTCGAGGCCAAATCACTAAAATAAGATATTCAAGAAGCGACAAAAGGATGGAACCAACTTCTATATTTATACCACGACAAGAATCAAAGGATCTTACAAAAAAGCCGTTCCTCAATTATAACTTCGGGGTAACTTCAAAATCATATTATGATTCACAAAAACTCGTCGCCTCAGCTTTATTCAATAGAATCAGAAAAATAGACATTAATACATGTCAAGAAAAGGATATTGCACCGTTTTATGTTTGTGACCTAGGagaattgaaaagattGGCAGTGAAATTGAGAAAATGCCTACCAAGGATTCATCCGTTTTATGCTGTGAAATGTAACAATGACTCTAGATTACTTCGAGCAATTGCAGATCTCGGATTTGGCTTTGATTGTGCAtctaaagaagaaatcgaTCAAatcatttccaaaaatatCAGTCCATCAAGAATTATATATGCCAATCCTTGCAAAAGCATTCCTCATTTGAGACATGCTAAAGATGTTAGAGTTGCTCTTACCACGGTTGATAATCTCGATGAGCTTGTTAAGATCAACAAATTTCACCCTTCATGCGGTATATTGATAAGAATTCTTACAGATGATTCTAGCTCAACATGCCCACTTTCGGTGAAGTTTGGGGCCTCACTTAAGTATGCCAAAGAAATGATTGATGCTTGCAAAAGTCTGGATCTTGACCTTAAAGGAATAGCATTTCACGTTGGATCGGGCTGCAACAACTTTAACACTTTTGCTAAAGCAGTACAAGATTCAAGAGAATTGTTCAATTATGCTGAAAGGCAGGGCtttaaaatgaatattctAGATGTCGGTGGTGGATTTGCTAAATTCTCTTTAGAGCAGTCTTCCATTATTCTTCGTAACGCATTAGATTCATTCTTTCCGGAGGCTGAAAATCCAGAACTAATTATAATTTCTGAAATGGGAAGatacttttcatcatcatgtTTTACGTTAGCCGCAAACATCATTTCTAAAAGATCAGATCCCCAGAAAGAAAGACTATACTTAAATGATGGTGTGTACGGAAATTTAAATTGCATCCTGTATGACCATCAATTGGTACAACCAAAAGTGCTAACATCTGGCGGCCAGTTCAAGTATTTTGATAATCTGGgtacaaaagaaaatcacGTTAATTCACAGAAGACATATTCTATTTGGGGTCCAACGTGCGATGGATTGGACTGCATTATTTCACGGATTAAACTTCCTTATGAGGTTGAAATTGGGGACTGGCTTTACTTTGAAAATGCGGGTGCCTATACATCAGTAGCAGCAACCTCATTTAATGGCTTTAAAAGCAACTTCACATGCATCTATGTGAATAGTGAATACTGa
- the SPG1 gene encoding septum-promoting GTP-binding protein 1 (BUSCO:EOG092644X6), with amino-acid sequence MDADQHGSDHNLGSARSASSQLDNRNGSSHERYTHLRRDISGILPVQRAASEMITHGQPQLTTSTSLQNMQTPHNRASSEQRATSTGPNRTGSRTSTRVAEGASNSSHHSEKNTVTLKVGLVGDAQVGKTSLMVKYVENCFDEIYTQTLGVNFMERTIRIRNTEITFSIWDLGGEAEFTNMLPLVASDAVAVLFMFDLSRKITLRSVKDWYRQARGFNRTAIPFLVGTKYDLFVDLPDEQQEEITRQAKKYARAMNAPLIFTSTCASINIQKIFKIVISKTFDLRLKIPEIVNTGEPILLYQNV; translated from the coding sequence ATGGATGCAGACCAGCATGGATCAGATCACAATTTAGGATCTGCCCGTTCTGCTAGTAGCCAGTTAGATAATCGTAATGGAAGTTCTCACGAGCGATATACACATTTAAGAAGGGATATATCTGGAATACTTCCCGTTCAAAGGGCGGCTTCGGAAATGATAACACACGGACAACCACAATtaacaacatcaacatcattgcAGAATATGCAAACACCACACAACAGGGCATCAAGTGAACAACGGGCTACTTCAACGGGTCCAAACAGGACAGGATCCAGGACATCTACAAGAGTTGCTGAAGGTGCATCCAATTCCTCACACCATTCAGAAAAGAACACGGTAACATTGAAAGTAGGTTTAGTCGGCGATGCACAGGTTGGAAAAACCTCTTTGATGGTAAAATATGTCGAGAATTGCTTTGATGAGATATACACACAGACGTTGGGCGTGAATTTTATGGAACGGACAATACGGATAAGGAACACGGAAATCACATTCTCAATATGGGATCTAGGTGGAGAGGCTGAGTTTACAAACATGCTTCCCCTGGTGGCAAGCGATGCCGTTGCTGTTCTCTTCATGTTTGATCTTTCACGAAAGATCACTTTGAGATCTGTGAAAGATTGGTATCGTCAAGCAAGAGGATTCAACAGAACGGCcattccatttttggttGGCACTAAGTACGACCTGTTTGTTGATCTTCCCGATGAGCAACAGGAGGAAATCACAAGGCAGGCTAAAAAGTACGCAAGAGCAATGAATGCACCACTTATATTTACTTCCACATGTGCATCTATCAACATTCAGAAGATCTTTAAGATCGTGATCAGCAAAACGTTCGATTTACGGCTGAAGATCCCAGAGATTGTGAATACGGGCGAACCAATTCTTCTTTACCAGAATGTGTAA
- the RPS1 gene encoding ribosomal 40S subunit protein S1B: MAIGKNKRLSKGKKGLKKKVVDPFTRKEWYDIKAPTTFENRNMGKTLINRSTGLKSAADGLKGRVFEFNLADLQGSEDHAFKKVKLRVDDVQGKNLLTNFHGLDFTTDKLKSLVRKWQSLVEANVTVKTSDDYVLRVFCIGFTKRQANQIKKTTYAQSSQLKQVRKKMMEIMTKEVSNCTLAQLTGKLIPEAIGREIEKAAQSTFPLQNVYIRKVKLLKQPKFDLGNLLALHGEATENDKGKKVAGFKDVILETV; the protein is encoded by the coding sequence ATGGCTATCGGCAAGAATAAAAGACTATCCAAGGGAAAGAAAGGTCTCAAGAAGAAGGTCGTTGACCCATTCACCAGAAAAGAATGGTACGACATTAAGGCCCCAACCACTTTCGAAAACAGAAACATGGGCAAGACTTTGATCAACAGATCCACTGGTTTGAAGAGTGCTGCTGACGGTTTGAAGGGCAGAGTTTTCGAATTCAATCTTGCTGACCTTCAGGGTTCCGAGGACCACGCATTCAAGAAGGTTAAGTTGAGAGTTGATGACGTTCAGGGAAAGAACCTTTTGACAAACTTCCACGGATTGGACTTCACAACTGATAAATTAAAATCTCTTGTTAGAAAGTGGCAATCTTTGGTTGAGGCCAACGTCACTGTTAAGACTTCTGATGATTACGTCTTGAGAGTGTTCTGCATTGGTTTCACCAAGAGACAGGCTAACCAGATTAAGAAGACCACCTACGCTCAATCTTCCCAGTTGAAGCAGGtcagaaagaagatgatggagATCATGACCAAGGAGGTCTCCAACTGCACTTTAGCTCAGCTCACTGGTAAGTTGATTCCAGAGGCTATTGGCCGTGAAATCGAGAAGGCTGCACAGTCCACCTTCCCATTGCAAAACGTCTACATCAGAAAGGTTAAGTTGTTGAAGCAGCCTAAGTTTGATTTGGGTAACTTGTTGGCTTTGCACGGTGAGGCTACCGAGAACGATAAGGGTAAGAAGGTTGCTGGCTTCAAGGATGTCATTTTGGAGACTGTCTAA
- the IMH3 gene encoding IMP dehydrogenase (BUSCO:EOG09261T6U): MAFLDCKKAMDYLSTYKEKDGLSVKDLMNSKVNGGLTYNDFLILPGKIGFTSKDVSLDSKLTKNITLRTPFISSPMDTVTESDMAIKMALSGGIGFIHHNCAPEEQANMVRKVKKYENGFINDPVVISKDHTVAEIKALGKKLGFTSFPVTENGKVGSKLIGIVTSRDTEFHEGDQDPIADIMTTDLITGKYGISLEEGNRILMESKKGKLPIVDDAGNFVTMLSLTDLQKNQKFPYASKSPHSKQLLCGASIGTLEVDRIRLAKLVEAGVDVVVIDSSQGNSVFQIEMIQFIKSTYPKLEVIAGNVVCREQAAELIAAGADALRIGMGSGSICITQEVMACGRPQGTAVYNVCEFSNKFGVPCIADGGIQNIGHIIKAIALGASCVMMGGLLAGTTETPGDYFYRDGKRLKLYRGMGSIDAMQKTHQNANASTSRYFSQGDKVLVAQGVAGSVEDKGSIVKFIPYLFNGLQHSCQDIGVRSLAALTEETAKGTVRFELRTPSAQYEGGVHNLHSYEKKLHN, encoded by the coding sequence ATGGCTTTCTTAGACTGCAAAAAGGCAATGGACTATCTCTCCACCTacaaagagaaagatggtCTTTCCGTTAAGGATTTGATGAACTCTAAGGTCAACGGCGGTTTGACTTATAAcgatttcttgattttgcCTGGAAAGATTGGCTTCACATCTAAGGATGTTTCTTTGGACTCTAAGCTTACCAAGAACATTACCTTGAGGACACCTTTCATATCGTCTCCTATGGATACCGTTACCGAGTCTGATATGGCCATCAAGATGGCTCTTTCGGGTGGTATTGGTTTCATTCACCATAACTGCGCACCTGAGGAGCAGGCCAATATGGTtagaaaagttaaaaagTACGAGAATGGTTTCATCAATGACCCAGTTGTTATTTCCAAGGACCACACCGTTGCCGAAATAAAGGCTCTCGGCAAGAAGCTTGGATTCACCTCCTTCCCTGTTACTGAGAACGGTAAAGTCGGAAGCAAGTTGATTGGTATCGTCACTTCGAGGGACACTGAATTCCACGAAGGTGATCAAGACCCAATCGCCGACATTATGACTACCGACCTCATTACTGGCAAGTACGGTATTTCTTtggaagaaggaaatagaATTTTGATGGAGTCTAAGAAGGGTAAATTGCCAATTGTCGATGATGCTGGAAACTTTGTCACCATGCTTTCTCTTACTGACTTGCAGAAGAACCAGAAGTTCCCATATGCTTCGAAGTCTCCACATTCCAAACAGCTTCTTTGTGGTGCTTCTATTGGTACCCTGGAGGTCGACAGAATTCGTCTTGCCAAATTGGTTGAGGCAGgtgttgatgttgttgtGATCGACTCCTCCCAGGGAAACTCTGTCTTCCAAATTGAGATGATCCAGTTCATAAAGTCCACCTATCCAAAATTGGAGGTCATCGCCGGTAATGTTGTCTGCAGAGAGCAGGCCGCTGAGTTGATCGCTGCTGGTGCCGATGCTCTTAGAATTGGTATGGGTTCTGGTTCCATCTGTATTACCCAAGAGGTTATGGCCTGTGGAAGACCTCAAGGTACCGCTGTTTACAACGTTTGCGAGTTTTCCAATAAATTTGGTGTTCCATGTATCGCTGATGGTGGGATCCAGAACATTGGTCACATCATTAAGGCTATTGCCTTGGGTGCTTCCTGTGTTATGATGGGTGGTTTATTGGCCGGTACCACTGAGACTCCAGGTGACTACTTCTACAGAGACGGTAAGAGATTAAAGCTCTACCGTGGTATGGGATCTATCGATGCTATGCAGAAGACTCATCAGAATGCCAACGCCTCCACCTCAAGATACTTCTCTCAGGGTGATAAGGTTTTGGTTGCTCAGGGTGTCGCTGGTTCTGTTGAGGATAAGGGTTCCATCGTCAAGTTTATTCCATACTTGTTCAATGGTCTCCAGCATTCTTGCCAAGATATCGGTGTTCGGTCTTTGGCTGCTCTTACTGAAGAGACTGCCAAGGGTACTGTCAGATTTGAGTTGAGAACTCCTTCTGCCCAGTACGAGGGTGGTGTTCACAACTTGCACTCTTACGAAAAGAAACTGCACAACTGA